A window of the Cuculus canorus isolate bCucCan1 chromosome 3, bCucCan1.pri, whole genome shotgun sequence genome harbors these coding sequences:
- the KLHL31 gene encoding kelch-like protein 31, with product MAPKKKNVKKNKTDINEMTIIVEDGPLSKLNGLNGLLDGGNGFSCISSEVSDPLYSPNLLEGLSRMRQENFLCDLTISTKTKSFSVHKVVMASSSDYFHNILKKDPSIQRVDLNDVSPLGLATVITYAYTGKLTLSLYTIGSIISTAIYLQIHTLVKMCCDFLIQEISVENCMYIANIAETYGLKTTKEAAHKFIRDNFIEFSETDQFLKLTFDQINELLADDELQLPSEIVAFQIAIKWLEFDQKRVKFAADLLGNIRFGTISAQDLVNYVQTVPRMMQDADCHKLLVDAMNYHLLPYHQNTLQSRRTRIRGGFRVLVTVGGRPALTEKSLSRDILYRDPENGWKKLSEMPAKSFNQCVTVMDGFLYVAGGEDQNDARNQAKHAVSNFCRYDPRFNTWIHLANMNQRRTHFSLNVFNGLLFAVGGRNSEGCLSSIECYVPATNHWQMKAPLEVPRCCHASAVVDGQILVTGGYINNAYSRSVCMYDPSKDSWQDKSSLSTPRGWHCAVSLLERVYVMGGSQLGGRAERVDVLPVECYSPYTGQWSYVAPLQTGVSTAGASTLNGKIYLVGGWNEIEKKYKKCIQCYNPDLNEWTEEDELPEATVGISCCTISMPNTKTRESRASSVSSVPVSI from the exons ATGGCCCCTAAGAAGAAGAATGtgaagaagaacaaaacagatATCAATGAAATGACTATCATAGTGGAAGATGGCCCCCTCAGCAAACTAAATGGCTTGAATGGACTCTTGGATGGAGGAAATGGTTTCAGCTGCATCTCATCTGAAGTTTCTGACCCACTATACAGCCCAAATCTCTTGGAAGGTCTAAGCAGAATGAGacaagaaaattttctttgtgatttgACTATCAGTACCAAAACTAAATCCTTCAGTGTTCATAAAGTGGTGATGGCTTCAAGCAGTGACTACTTTCACAACATCCTAAAGAAAGATCCCTCCATTCAAAGAGTAGACCTCAATGATGTATCCCCACTGGGTCTGGCTACTGTTATCACCTATGCTTACACAGGAAAACTAACTCTCTCACTTTACACAATAGGTAGTATTATTTCCACAGCAATTTATCTACAGATTCATACCCTTGTAAAGATGTGCTGTGATTTTCTAATCCAAGAAATCAGTGTTGAGAATTGCATGTACATTGCTAATATCGCTGAAACATACGGACTAAAAACAACCAAGGAAGCAGCGCATAAATTTATTAGAGACAACTTCATTGAATTTTCAGAAACGGATCAGTTCTTAAAACTTACTTTTGATCAGATTAATGAACTTCTTGCAGATGATGAGTTGCAGTTGCCTTCTGAAATTGTTGCATTCCAGATTGCAATTAAATGGCTGGAATTTGACCAAAAAAGAGTAAAGTTTGCTGCCGATCTCTTAGGTAACATCCGTTTTGGCACCATCTCAGCTCAAGACCTCGTCAATTATGTTCAAACTGTGCCGAGAATGATGCAAGATGCAGACTGCCATAAGCTCCTAGTGGATGCCATGAACTATCATTTGCTTCCCTACCACCAGAATACTTTGCAGTCCAGAAGAACGAGGATCCGTGGAGGATTCAGAGTCTTAGTTACTGTTGGGGGACGCCCTGCTCTAACAGAAAAGTCTCTTAGCAGAGACATCTTATACAGAGATCCTGAAAATGGATGGAAGAAGCTGAGTGAAATGCCTGCTAAAAGTTTTAATCAGTGTGTAACAGTGATGGATGGATTTCTCTATGTGGCCGGTGGAGAAGACCAGAACGATGCCAGGAACCAAGCCAAGCATGCAGTCAGTAATTTCTGCAG aTACGACCCTCGTTTCAACACCTGGATTCACCTGGCAAACATGAATCAGCGGCGCACCCACTTTAGCCTGAATGTGTTCAATGGCCTCCTTTTTGCAGTGGGTGGTCGCAACTCCGAGGGGTGCCTCTCCTCGATTGAATGCTATGTACCTGCAACTAATCACTGGCAGATGAAGGCGCCCTTGGAGGTGCCCAGGTGCTGCCACGCCAGTGCGGTGGTGGATGGTCAGATCTTGGTTACAGGAGGTTACATTAATAACGCCTACTCTCGCTCCGTGTGCATGTATGACCCCAGCAAAGATAGCTGGCAGGATAAATCCAGCCTCAGCACCCCAAGAGGGTGGCACTGTGCGGTGTCCCTTCTGGAAAGGGTGTACGTCATGGGTGGGTCTCAGCTGGGGGGGCGAGCCGAAAGGGTTGACGTTCTCCCCGTGGAGTGTTACAGTCCTTACACGGGGCAGTGGAGTTACGTGGCGCCACTTCAAACCGGAGTTAGTACGGCTGGTGCCTCCACACTTAACGGGAAAATCTACTTAGTGGGTGGCTGGAATGAGATAGAGAAAAAGTATAAGAAGTGCATTCAGTGCTATAACCCAGATCTCAATGAATGGACAGAGGAAGATGAGCTGCCTGAGGCCACTGTGGGCATATCCTGTTGTACAATATCCATGCCCAACACCAAGACAAGGGAGTCCAGGGCCAGCTCAGTCTCCTCTGTTCCAGTCAGTATTTAA
- the LOC104065342 gene encoding elongin-A — protein sequence MAGGRGRDRRARDARELHERLRSARDPREIIKTLQILQDLDISLDILVETGIGKTVNSFRKHAMAGSVAKTLVKQWKKLIPPDNKSDHRGRKQNTEKEKDDTKLSVLETRPSERSRASVLASRSSSSVPISKKLNKQHTCNEKCQSTISECQRECDGKERRSRSSMHASQDTSPQGEESGFEERTSTDSRKVSKKQHSSVANKDLSPVKEKPSKNASKQRNPKHVKKPNQKLFIKNKAELSSGEEFEPPTMSFESYLNYDQVTKKRKRKACSAGERPKKCSKQNNSSLPQKTSEFSQAKEGEEEVKKCETDQSETPNKKAKMASLQDLLNTPLPKFLTGISISSPPYAADFKVSVAPVVEAPQQVSETGQFTGRRLNSKMQVYSGSKPPSLSKMLTLYEHCIRVLQNNIDSLHEVGGVPFEILEPVLTRCTPEQLFRIEEYNPTFTEESDHLWKKHCQRDFKNESLLEYESWREMYLRLFNQREEKLKMLTKSILSAQSEKPKGRQVKMAYMTNAAKPPRNIRRQQEIHGTAGSVTQLHPIEKCKTRIPEGRDRNNASNPIPASNSGSASLMTQDGKKLVKKIAPIMRKSLKAFKSRVGRR from the exons atggcgggggggcggggccgcgaCAGGCGCGCGCGGGACGCGCGGGAGCTGCACGAGCGGCTGCGGAGCGCCAGGGACCCCCGCGAG ATTATAAAAACACTTCAGATACTACAAGATCTGGATATATCACTGGATATTCTAGTG GAAACTGGCATAGGCAAAACTGTGAACAGTTTTAGGAAACATGCTATGGCTGGGAGTGTAGCTAAAACCCTGgtaaaacagtggaaaaaactTATTCCTCCAGACAACAAAAG tgatcacagaggaaggaaacaaaatactgaaaaagagaaagatgacaCAAAGTTGTCTGTTCTTGAGACGAGACCTTCAGAGAGGTCCAGAGCATCTGTACTGGCTTCCAGAAGTTCCAGTAGCGTCCCTATTTCTAAAAAGCTGAATAAGCAGCATACTTGTAATGAAAAGTGCCAAAGTACAATTTCTGAGTGTCAAAGAGAATGTGATGGTAAAGAACGTCGCAGCAGGAGTTCTATGCATGCTTCCCAGGATACCAGTCCTCAAGGTGAAGAAAGTGGCTTTGAAGAGAGGACCTCCACAGACAGCAGGAAAGTTTCTAAAAAGCAGCATTCCTCTGTAGCCAATAAAGACTTATCACCTGTGAAGGAAAAGCCTAGTAAGAATGCTTCCAAACAGAGAAATCCTAAGCATGTGAAGAAGCCAAATCAAAaactttttataaaaaacaaagctgagTTGTCTAGTGGTGAAGAATTTGAGCCCCCTACAATGTCTTTTGAATCTTACCTTAATTATGATCAGgttaccaaaaaaagaaagaggaaagcttGTTCTGCAGGTGAACGGCCAAAGAAGTGCAGTAAACAGAACAACAGTTCATTACCACAAAAGACTTCAGAATTTTCTCAAGcaaaagaaggagaggaagaagtgaaaaaatgtgAGACTGATCAGTCAGAAACTCCCAATAAAAAG GCCAAGATGGCATCGCTCCAAGATCTTCTTAACACTCCACTGCCTAAATTTCTAACGGGCATCTCAATCTCTTCTCCCCCATATGCTGCAGACTTCAAAG TTTCTGTAGCACCTGTTGTAGAAGCACCCCAGCAAGTCAGTGAGACGGGTCAATTCACAGGACGGAGGCTGAACTCTAAAATGCAAGTTTATTCTGGCTCCAAACCACCCAGTCTTTCAAAGATGCTTACGCTGTATGAACACTGCATCCGCGTGCTTCAAAATAATATTGATT CGCTACATGAAGTAGGAGGTGTGCCCTTTGAAATTCTTGAGCCTGTGCTAACACGTTGCACACCAGAGCAGTTGTTTCGAATAGAGGAATATAATCCG ACATTTACAGAAGAGTCTGACCACTTGTGGAAGAAACATTGCcagagagattttaaaaatgagagcCTCCTGGAATATGAGTCTTGGCGTGAGATGTACTTGAGGCTCTTCaatcagagagaagaaaaactgaagatgCTTACAAAAAGTATTCTTTCAGCTCAGTCTGAGAAACCAAAAG GCCGGCAAGTAAAAATGGCTTATATGACCAATGCAGCGAAACCACCCAGGAACATTCGCCGACAGCAAGAAATCCATGGGACAGCAGGATCTGTCACCCAACTTCATCCAATAGAGAAGTGCAA